A genomic segment from Desulfonatronum lacustre DSM 10312 encodes:
- a CDS encoding ABC transporter ATP-binding protein, with protein MLRIRNVSAGYAGIAVLHGVSLHVAQGETVCLVGANGAGKSTLLQVISGLVRPFSGELRFEDVDLTTLPPHRIVAAGLVQVPEARELFPSMTVRENLDLGAFALRRAAQAEIRANRSRLLELFPVLGQRLEQKAGTLSGGEQQMLAIARALMAKPRLLILDEPSLGLAPLVIKEIFRTLRDLRTEGLTILLVEQNALAAMRISDRAYVLQAGRMLLSGTSEELQGNDDFRRAYLGRDYKAKWER; from the coding sequence ATGCTGCGCATTCGCAATGTGAGCGCCGGATATGCCGGGATCGCCGTGCTGCACGGGGTCAGTCTGCACGTGGCCCAGGGCGAGACGGTTTGCCTGGTGGGGGCCAACGGGGCGGGGAAAAGCACCCTGTTGCAGGTGATCAGCGGTTTGGTCCGGCCCTTTTCCGGCGAACTGCGGTTCGAGGACGTTGATCTGACGACCTTGCCGCCCCACCGGATCGTGGCCGCTGGACTGGTCCAGGTTCCGGAAGCCCGGGAGCTGTTTCCGTCCATGACCGTGCGGGAGAATCTGGACCTGGGAGCCTTCGCCCTGCGCCGGGCGGCCCAGGCGGAGATTCGGGCTAATCGTTCCAGATTGCTGGAACTATTTCCGGTTCTGGGGCAGCGTCTGGAACAGAAGGCCGGCACCTTGAGCGGCGGCGAGCAGCAAATGCTGGCCATTGCCCGGGCCCTGATGGCCAAGCCCCGGCTGCTGATTTTGGACGAACCGTCCCTGGGGTTGGCGCCTTTGGTGATCAAGGAGATTTTCCGGACCTTGCGGGATCTGCGGACTGAAGGCCTGACCATCCTGCTGGTGGAGCAGAACGCCCTGGCGGCCATGCGCATCAGCGACCGGGCTTACGTCCTGCAGGCCGGAAGGATGCTGCTCAGCGGCACGTCCGAGGAACTGCAGGGCAACGATGATTTTCGCCGGGCGTACCTGGGCCGGGACTACAAGGCAAAATGGGAGCGCTGA
- a CDS encoding D-alanine--D-alanine ligase family protein has protein sequence MRILLIAGGWSDEREVSLSGAVGIEASLRRQGHAVTLFDPRDGLTRLPQLVEDFDFVFLNLHGAPGEDGLVQAMLDRLGKPYQGSGPAGSILALDKAASKALFVQNNLATPPWFFVPVRFGSNHGDRPGSGLLADMPCPFGPPYVVKPNLGGSSLGIEVVREHGGLAPAVEKILREGRDVLVEQYQPGVEVTCSVLGDEALPLILIRPGEGATFFDYDSKYVPGRAEEICPAPLPGDVSRAIQAVALHAHRALGLRGYSRADFILHEGQAHLLEVNTLPGMTATSLLPQAAAVHGLDFDHLLARLIELGVRGC, from the coding sequence ATGCGTATTCTTTTGATTGCCGGCGGATGGTCTGACGAACGCGAGGTTTCCCTGAGCGGGGCTGTGGGGATAGAGGCCTCGTTGCGCCGCCAGGGCCATGCGGTGACGCTCTTCGATCCGCGTGACGGCCTGACCAGGCTGCCACAACTGGTGGAGGATTTCGACTTCGTTTTTTTGAATCTGCACGGGGCCCCCGGAGAGGACGGCCTGGTGCAGGCCATGCTGGACCGCCTGGGCAAGCCTTACCAGGGCAGCGGGCCGGCCGGCTCGATCCTGGCCCTGGACAAGGCAGCCTCCAAAGCTTTGTTCGTCCAGAACAATCTGGCCACTCCTCCGTGGTTTTTCGTGCCCGTGCGCTTTGGGTCGAACCATGGCGATCGCCCGGGTTCCGGCCTGCTTGCCGATATGCCGTGTCCATTCGGTCCGCCCTACGTGGTCAAGCCCAATCTCGGCGGGTCCAGTCTGGGGATCGAGGTGGTGCGCGAGCACGGCGGTCTGGCGCCTGCCGTGGAAAAGATTTTGAGGGAGGGACGCGACGTGCTGGTGGAGCAATACCAGCCCGGAGTGGAGGTCACCTGTTCGGTCCTGGGGGACGAGGCCTTGCCGCTGATCCTGATCCGTCCCGGCGAGGGGGCGACGTTTTTCGACTACGACAGCAAGTACGTTCCCGGCCGGGCCGAGGAGATCTGCCCGGCTCCCTTGCCCGGAGACGTCAGCCGGGCCATCCAGGCCGTGGCCCTGCACGCGCACCGGGCTCTCGGCCTGCGCGGGTACAGCCGGGCGGATTTCATTTTGCACGAGGGGCAGGCCCATCTTCTTGAAGTGAATACCCTGCCGGGAATGACCGCCACCAGCCTACTGCCCCAGGCCGCGGCGGTGCATGGCCTGGACTTCGACCACCTGCTGGCCCGGTTGATTGAGCTGGGGGTGCGGGGGTGTTGA
- a CDS encoding branched-chain amino acid ABC transporter permease → MLLDQLPQFLLSGLTSGSIYALVAVGFCIIYNATGLVNFAQGEFVMLGGMLMIGLTQDMGLAMPAAFVTSIAAAMLLGVFLERVPLGLARSRHVLILVLVTVGFSIAARGAASLIWGKTARALPAFSTEAPLLLAGAVISRQALWILAVTMTCVALLHLFFQRTSVGQAIRAVSDNRHGAVLVGIPVARMVMVSFALSAGLGATAGMLIAPITGMHYSAGVMLGLKGFAAAILGGYGHVWGAVAGGLLLGVLESLAAGFISSAYKDALAFLILLCVLWVRPAGLFGQAATRRV, encoded by the coding sequence ATGCTCCTTGACCAACTTCCGCAATTCCTGCTGTCCGGCCTGACCTCCGGCAGCATTTACGCCCTGGTGGCCGTGGGGTTCTGCATCATCTACAACGCCACGGGTTTGGTGAATTTCGCTCAGGGTGAGTTCGTGATGCTTGGGGGCATGCTGATGATCGGGCTGACCCAGGACATGGGCTTGGCCATGCCGGCGGCTTTTGTGACGAGCATCGCGGCGGCCATGCTGCTGGGCGTCTTTCTGGAGCGGGTCCCCCTTGGCCTGGCCCGGTCCCGCCACGTCCTGATCCTGGTGCTGGTCACCGTGGGTTTTTCCATTGCCGCACGCGGGGCGGCTTCCTTGATTTGGGGCAAGACCGCCCGGGCCTTGCCCGCGTTTTCCACCGAGGCCCCGCTCTTACTGGCCGGTGCGGTGATCTCTCGTCAGGCCCTCTGGATATTGGCCGTGACCATGACCTGCGTGGCCCTGCTGCATCTCTTTTTTCAGCGTACCTCCGTGGGACAGGCCATCCGGGCCGTTTCCGACAATCGTCACGGCGCGGTCCTGGTGGGCATCCCCGTGGCCCGGATGGTGATGGTTTCCTTCGCCCTGAGCGCGGGTTTGGGGGCCACGGCCGGGATGCTCATCGCGCCGATCACGGGCATGCACTACAGCGCCGGGGTGATGCTCGGGCTGAAGGGCTTTGCCGCGGCCATTCTCGGAGGATACGGCCATGTCTGGGGCGCGGTGGCCGGCGGGCTGCTGCTGGGGGTCCTGGAATCCCTGGCGGCCGGATTCATTTCCTCGGCCTACAAGGACGCCTTGGCGTTTCTGATCCTCCTTTGCGTCCTGTGGGTTCGACCAGCGGGATTGTTCGGCCAGGCCGCGACGAGACGGGTGTGA
- a CDS encoding cofactor-independent phosphoglycerate mutase, whose product MNARKTVFLIADGMGDWPVDELGGKTPMEAADTPHMDALAREGVVGLCRTIPEGMPPGSDIANMALLGCDPAMHHTGRGPIEAAAQGLVLEADDLVWRCNLVRVSSLEPDGVMQDYSAGHIDTPTATALVEMLQRELGGTDAVFHPGVQYRHLVVQPGRVRAAEAALAIRPPHDILDQTLGPDLAAYQHCPELWRVVREAAVLLGNAERNASQANAVWLWGQGRPLHLPDFQDRFGLTGAVISAVDLVKGLGRAMGMAVLDVPGATGYLDTNYAGKVAAALDFLKQGDFVFLHVEAPDECGHQGGLDNKVRAIADFDAQVVGPIRDGLRGLDVAILVACDHFTPLIKRTHVSDPVPFLFWHADAKASGVPSFSEARAASSGLMLERGEDLLPWALQRSAL is encoded by the coding sequence ATGAACGCGAGAAAAACCGTTTTTTTGATCGCCGACGGCATGGGTGACTGGCCCGTGGACGAATTGGGCGGCAAGACGCCCATGGAGGCCGCGGACACCCCGCACATGGACGCCCTGGCCCGGGAAGGCGTGGTCGGCCTGTGCCGGACCATTCCTGAAGGCATGCCGCCGGGATCGGACATCGCGAACATGGCCCTGTTGGGCTGCGATCCGGCCATGCACCATACCGGGAGAGGACCCATCGAGGCCGCGGCTCAAGGCTTGGTTCTGGAGGCGGACGATCTGGTCTGGCGCTGCAATCTGGTCCGGGTCAGCTCCCTGGAGCCGGACGGCGTCATGCAGGACTACTCCGCCGGGCACATCGACACGCCCACGGCCACGGCCCTGGTGGAAATGCTGCAACGCGAGCTGGGCGGGACGGACGCGGTTTTTCATCCAGGGGTCCAGTACCGTCATCTGGTGGTGCAACCGGGTCGGGTCAGGGCCGCGGAAGCCGCGTTGGCCATCCGTCCGCCCCACGACATCCTGGACCAGACCCTGGGGCCGGATCTGGCCGCGTACCAGCACTGCCCGGAACTCTGGCGCGTGGTGCGCGAGGCCGCGGTTCTCCTGGGCAATGCCGAACGCAACGCCTCCCAGGCCAATGCCGTTTGGCTGTGGGGCCAGGGACGCCCGCTGCATCTGCCGGACTTTCAGGACCGATTCGGACTGACCGGAGCGGTGATTTCCGCCGTGGATCTGGTCAAGGGCCTGGGCCGGGCCATGGGTATGGCGGTTCTGGACGTACCCGGCGCCACCGGGTACCTGGACACGAACTACGCCGGGAAGGTGGCCGCGGCCCTGGATTTTTTAAAGCAGGGCGACTTCGTCTTCCTGCATGTGGAGGCTCCGGACGAGTGCGGACACCAGGGTGGCCTGGACAACAAGGTCCGGGCCATCGCGGACTTCGACGCGCAGGTGGTCGGGCCGATCCGGGACGGGCTGCGAGGTCTGGACGTCGCGATCCTGGTGGCCTGCGACCACTTCACGCCGCTGATCAAGCGGACCCATGTTTCCGATCCCGTGCCCTTCCTGTTCTGGCACGCGGACGCCAAGGCCTCGGGCGTCCCGAGTTTCAGCGAAGCCCGGGCCGCGTCATCCGGGTTGATGCTGGAACGGGGCGAGGATCTGCTGCCCTGGGCGCTGCAACGATCCGCACTTTAA
- a CDS encoding branched-chain amino acid ABC transporter permease, whose product MNRNERGRREGGRARLASWTPYAALAVAVLATPWVVTDTYLLSLGSLIGVFALAVTGLNLLIGMAGQVSLGQAAFFGLGAYGSGVLSVHFGLPVGAAMLVAVAVACLVALVLAVPTLKLEGHYLVMATLGFNIIFTIVCIQWEAVTGGTSGLFGIPGMELAGLNLSDDRNFFYLVWAVLLLVLWLCANFLRTRPGRALRSLHQGDLLPASLGVPVTRYKVGLFVAAALLTALAGALYAHYFQFISPHSFDMFVSLQLVTMTALGGLGNLWGGIFGAAFLLLLPEWLHAWPDLMILLHGLILMLVLMFCPKGLLPAVVEGGKRVVGVLRGSRGRKGI is encoded by the coding sequence ATGAACAGGAATGAGAGGGGGCGTCGAGAGGGAGGCAGGGCGCGGTTGGCGTCCTGGACGCCGTATGCGGCCCTGGCGGTGGCCGTGCTGGCTACGCCCTGGGTGGTCACGGACACCTATTTACTTTCATTGGGCAGCCTGATCGGGGTGTTCGCCCTGGCCGTGACCGGCCTGAACCTGCTCATCGGCATGGCCGGGCAGGTTTCCCTGGGCCAGGCCGCTTTCTTCGGTCTGGGGGCGTACGGTTCGGGCGTTCTCAGCGTCCATTTCGGGCTCCCGGTGGGAGCGGCCATGCTCGTCGCCGTGGCCGTGGCCTGCCTCGTGGCCCTGGTTTTGGCCGTGCCCACGCTCAAACTGGAAGGCCATTATCTGGTCATGGCCACCCTGGGCTTCAACATCATTTTTACGATCGTTTGCATCCAGTGGGAAGCCGTGACCGGAGGCACTTCCGGGCTGTTCGGCATTCCCGGCATGGAACTGGCCGGATTGAACCTCAGCGACGACCGCAATTTCTTCTATCTGGTCTGGGCCGTGCTGCTCCTGGTGCTCTGGCTGTGCGCCAACTTTCTGCGCACCCGCCCGGGCCGGGCCTTGCGCAGTCTACACCAGGGCGATCTGCTGCCGGCTTCGCTGGGCGTGCCGGTGACTCGCTACAAAGTCGGCCTGTTCGTGGCCGCGGCCCTGCTCACCGCCCTTGCAGGAGCCCTGTACGCCCACTATTTCCAGTTCATCAGTCCGCACAGCTTCGACATGTTCGTCTCTCTCCAACTGGTGACCATGACCGCCCTGGGCGGCCTGGGCAACCTTTGGGGCGGCATCTTCGGCGCGGCCTTCCTGCTTCTGCTCCCGGAATGGCTCCACGCCTGGCCCGACCTGATGATCCTGCTCCACGGCTTGATCCTGATGCTTGTCCTGATGTTCTGCCCCAAGGGACTCTTGCCGGCGGTCGTGGAGGGTGGAAAGCGAGTGGTGGGCGTTCTTCGAGGGAGCCGGGGAAGGAAGGGCATTTGA
- a CDS encoding HypC/HybG/HupF family hydrogenase formation chaperone yields MCLAVPMEVKSINTELNVADVEISGVKRQVRLDIIDYPASVGDYVIVHAGFALRRLDREDALETLKLFQEGLNLQVL; encoded by the coding sequence ATGTGTTTAGCCGTACCCATGGAAGTAAAAAGCATCAATACTGAACTGAACGTCGCGGACGTGGAGATCTCCGGAGTGAAGCGCCAGGTGCGCCTGGACATCATCGACTACCCGGCTTCGGTCGGCGACTACGTGATCGTCCATGCCGGATTCGCCCTGCGCCGCCTGGATCGGGAAGACGCCCTGGAGACCCTGAAGCTGTTTCAGGAAGGGTTGAACCTTCAAGTCCTCTAA
- a CDS encoding ABC transporter ATP-binding protein, translated as MSDNGSHLLSLRDVSLRFGGLQALSNITVGVSSGLWTALIGPNGAGKTSLLNVICGLYAAQRGEVVLGGQPLDGLGVHQRAALGLARTFQAVQLVLEMHVLDNLLLGLHCRGQVGLLGHLLGSPGSRREERALRETGLAVLERYDLADVWDRPVSELSLWQRKLLELARAVVGEPRLLLLDEPMGGLTMAEREAMAELLHDLRGRGLSMIMVEHDMDMVMTHTDHVLVLHHGRLLAQGPPREIQADPDVIAAYLGE; from the coding sequence ATGAGCGACAACGGATCACATCTCCTTTCCCTGCGCGACGTCTCCCTGCGTTTCGGCGGCTTACAGGCGCTTTCGAACATTACCGTGGGCGTGTCCTCGGGGTTGTGGACGGCGTTGATCGGGCCTAATGGGGCTGGGAAGACGTCGCTTTTGAACGTGATCTGCGGGCTGTACGCGGCTCAGCGCGGGGAGGTGGTTCTGGGCGGGCAGCCTTTGGACGGGTTGGGCGTGCATCAACGGGCCGCGCTGGGGTTGGCCCGGACGTTTCAAGCCGTGCAACTCGTGCTGGAGATGCACGTTCTGGACAACCTACTCCTGGGGCTGCATTGTCGCGGTCAGGTTGGATTGTTGGGCCATTTACTGGGCAGCCCTGGCAGTCGGCGGGAGGAGCGGGCCTTGCGGGAGACGGGCTTGGCCGTGCTGGAACGCTACGATTTGGCCGACGTCTGGGACCGGCCTGTGAGCGAGCTGTCCTTGTGGCAGCGCAAGCTTCTGGAGCTGGCCAGGGCCGTGGTGGGCGAGCCTCGATTGCTGCTTCTGGACGAGCCCATGGGCGGGTTGACCATGGCCGAACGGGAAGCCATGGCCGAGCTGTTGCATGATCTGCGCGGCCGGGGGCTGAGCATGATCATGGTGGAGCACGACATGGACATGGTCATGACCCATACGGATCATGTCCTGGTGCTGCATCATGGCCGGTTGCTGGCTCAGGGGCCGCCGCGAGAGATTCAAGCCGACCCGGACGTGATCGCGGCCTACCTTGGGGAGTAG
- a CDS encoding alpha-amylase/4-alpha-glucanotransferase domain-containing protein, with protein sequence MSRSPVYFSLVLHFHQPVGNFDHVFANAYDLAYKPLLDHLWDYPDIRVGLHFSGCLLDWLLEHRPAVHEQVGRLVRRGQVEILAGGYYEPVLPMLRPEDAQGQVRMHIRAMEDLWSVTPTGLWLTERVWEPHLPSWLAPLGLRYSLVDDNHLHRAGVRCLLGTWLTEDCGHPLRLLVNLKPLRRLIPWQPLDAVWAMLGDLAALGRDVGIAPLACLGDDAERFGLWPRTHEHCWEQGYMRRFFDGLLERRDWIKTVTPTEYMERHADQGRVYLPTASYLEMMDWAMPTQEAATLGTYRRACETQDISRFLSGGFWRNFLVKYPEVNWLQKRGQDLSRALDGLAVERGGDAAVESGRKRVWASQCNCAYWHGVFGGVYLTHLRQTNAANLLAAQEESGLWPSPHWSVRDVDVDGREELHARFGPWQLFLSPANGAAAKELDYLPKRLNLATAFARHPEPYHQALREAAEKGEVITPNHPQWKEFFHIHSAEVRAKEPGLERFLDYDRFDHMPFADYLLPDETSLDDLTHGRFQPLASSWQTAMTWEVRELKEGMEAAFAGRMAFTEKSSEESSEKFFGVPSEKPLGKPSRWLDVEKSFRLFTDRVEVDYRITACGGDVRNAIWVTELALGLTSRCTGRSHGNGGEEEEKDLEQSWSFAALADVTFACPYSQGRFLVEVSPEATLRHVPLWAVTKSESGFERTPQGSAFYFCRPLRLLSGEQERFRLRLRFVE encoded by the coding sequence ATGTCGCGGAGTCCGGTTTATTTCTCCCTGGTGCTGCATTTTCATCAGCCCGTGGGCAATTTCGACCATGTTTTCGCCAATGCCTACGATTTGGCCTACAAGCCGCTGTTGGATCACCTGTGGGACTATCCGGATATCCGGGTCGGGCTGCACTTTTCCGGTTGTTTGTTGGACTGGCTGCTGGAGCATCGGCCCGCGGTGCATGAACAGGTGGGCCGACTGGTACGCCGCGGGCAGGTGGAGATTCTGGCCGGCGGGTATTACGAGCCCGTGCTGCCCATGCTTCGGCCCGAGGACGCCCAGGGGCAGGTGCGGATGCACATTCGGGCCATGGAAGACCTCTGGTCTGTCACGCCCACCGGGCTTTGGCTGACCGAACGGGTCTGGGAGCCGCACCTGCCGTCCTGGCTGGCGCCCTTGGGCCTCCGCTACAGTCTGGTGGACGACAACCATCTGCATCGGGCCGGAGTGCGATGCCTGCTCGGAACCTGGCTGACCGAGGACTGCGGCCATCCCTTGCGCCTGTTGGTCAACCTCAAGCCGCTGCGCCGATTGATTCCCTGGCAGCCTCTGGACGCGGTCTGGGCCATGCTGGGCGATTTGGCCGCCTTGGGCCGGGACGTCGGCATAGCCCCGCTGGCCTGTCTGGGGGACGACGCCGAGCGATTCGGACTGTGGCCCAGAACCCACGAGCATTGCTGGGAACAGGGCTACATGCGCCGCTTTTTCGACGGGTTGCTGGAGCGGCGGGACTGGATCAAGACGGTCACTCCGACCGAGTACATGGAGCGTCACGCGGACCAGGGCCGGGTCTACCTGCCCACGGCCTCTTATCTGGAAATGATGGACTGGGCCATGCCCACCCAGGAGGCCGCGACCCTGGGGACCTATCGCCGGGCCTGCGAGACCCAGGATATTTCCCGGTTTCTGTCCGGCGGGTTCTGGCGCAACTTTCTGGTCAAATATCCGGAAGTGAACTGGCTGCAGAAGCGAGGGCAGGATCTTTCCCGGGCCCTGGACGGGCTAGCCGTGGAACGGGGCGGGGACGCAGCCGTGGAGTCGGGTCGCAAGCGGGTTTGGGCCAGCCAGTGCAACTGCGCCTACTGGCACGGGGTCTTCGGCGGGGTCTACCTGACCCATCTGCGTCAAACCAATGCCGCCAATCTCCTGGCGGCCCAGGAAGAGTCCGGCCTGTGGCCATCTCCCCACTGGTCCGTTCGGGACGTGGACGTGGACGGACGTGAGGAACTACATGCGCGGTTCGGTCCCTGGCAGCTCTTTCTGAGCCCGGCCAACGGGGCCGCGGCCAAGGAACTGGACTACCTGCCCAAGCGCCTGAATCTGGCCACGGCCTTTGCCCGCCATCCCGAACCGTATCATCAGGCCCTGCGGGAAGCCGCGGAAAAAGGCGAGGTGATCACGCCGAACCATCCGCAATGGAAGGAGTTCTTCCACATCCATTCCGCGGAGGTCCGGGCCAAGGAACCGGGGCTGGAACGATTCCTGGACTATGACCGGTTCGACCATATGCCCTTCGCGGATTATCTCCTGCCCGACGAGACCAGTCTTGATGATCTGACCCACGGACGCTTCCAGCCCTTGGCCAGCTCTTGGCAAACGGCCATGACCTGGGAGGTTCGGGAACTGAAGGAGGGGATGGAGGCGGCGTTTGCGGGCCGGATGGCTTTTACTGAAAAGTCTTCCGAAGAGTCTTCCGAGAAGTTTTTTGGGGTGCCTTCCGAGAAGCCTTTGGGAAAACCTTCGCGATGGCTCGATGTGGAGAAGTCCTTTCGGTTGTTCACGGATCGGGTGGAGGTGGATTACCGGATCACGGCATGCGGGGGGGATGTCCGAAACGCGATCTGGGTCACCGAGCTGGCCTTGGGCCTGACTTCGCGGTGTACCGGACGATCGCATGGCAATGGCGGTGAGGAAGAGGAGAAAGACCTCGAACAGTCCTGGAGTTTCGCTGCTCTCGCGGACGTGACCTTTGCCTGTCCCTATTCCCAGGGCCGGTTTCTGGTGGAGGTCAGCCCGGAGGCCACGTTGCGCCATGTTCCGCTGTGGGCCGTGACCAAGTCCGAAAGCGGCTTCGAGCGCACCCCTCAGGGCTCGGCGTTTTATTTCTGTCGTCCTCTGCGACTGCTCTCCGGCGAACAGGAACGGTTTCGTCTGAGGTTGCGGTTCGTCGAGTAG
- a CDS encoding phenylacetate--CoA ligase family protein, with amino-acid sequence MEHAIWNPQAECMDRESLGQVQLERLQMTLNLVVRNVDFYAKKFREIGLLPEDVRDVSDLAGLPFTTRDDLIRAYPYGLFAVPLRNVVQLRLAASSVEPIVVGYTRQDLRMWTELMCRAMTAAGAGRTDIIQVAFHYSQFPGAFTFNQGAESLGAVLTPAATVSGALQIKMMRDFRSTVLAGTPAFALSLIKTLQDVESRTSAEGSGQGESGSGLHLRVGLFGPEALQPQVRGLLERGLGLRAYSVYGVAEMIEPALAAECVQQSGMHLAEDHFYVEIVDPKTGQPRAPGEEGEVVVTSLTTQGYPLIRFRTGDISRLHLAACPCGRTSARLSPVFRRSDDAVSVRGIRVHPGLVEQVIRDVAPESPDFRLVIQTVHGLGDQVELVLAHPEDGPLPGATLETLRAQLRRVLGLGLRLRQVPANRLPLAGLTYKTTFQERETPASELPF; translated from the coding sequence ATGGAGCACGCCATCTGGAATCCGCAAGCGGAATGCATGGATCGGGAGAGCCTGGGGCAGGTCCAGTTGGAACGCTTGCAGATGACCCTCAATCTGGTTGTCCGCAACGTGGATTTTTACGCCAAAAAATTTCGGGAGATCGGGCTGCTGCCCGAGGATGTCCGGGACGTGAGCGACCTGGCCGGGCTTCCGTTCACGACCCGGGACGACCTGATCCGGGCCTATCCCTACGGCCTGTTCGCCGTGCCGCTGCGCAACGTGGTCCAGTTGCGGCTGGCCGCTTCCAGCGTCGAACCCATCGTGGTGGGCTATACGCGGCAGGACCTGCGGATGTGGACCGAGCTGATGTGCCGGGCCATGACCGCGGCCGGAGCGGGGCGCACGGACATCATCCAGGTGGCCTTTCACTATAGCCAGTTTCCCGGAGCCTTCACCTTCAATCAGGGCGCGGAATCCCTGGGCGCGGTGCTTACCCCGGCGGCCACGGTGTCCGGGGCCTTGCAGATCAAGATGATGCGGGACTTCCGCTCCACCGTGCTGGCCGGCACCCCGGCCTTTGCCCTGAGCCTGATCAAGACGCTTCAAGATGTGGAAAGCCGGACATCGGCTGAAGGCTCAGGTCAAGGGGAAAGCGGCTCCGGGCTGCATCTGCGGGTGGGCCTGTTCGGGCCGGAGGCGCTGCAACCCCAGGTGCGCGGGCTGCTGGAGCGCGGCCTGGGGCTCCGGGCGTATTCGGTCTACGGAGTGGCGGAAATGATCGAACCGGCCCTGGCCGCGGAATGCGTCCAGCAAAGCGGCATGCATCTGGCCGAGGACCATTTTTACGTGGAGATCGTGGACCCGAAAACCGGACAGCCACGGGCCCCCGGCGAGGAAGGCGAGGTGGTGGTGACCAGCCTGACCACCCAGGGCTATCCGCTGATCCGTTTCCGGACTGGGGACATCAGTAGACTGCATTTGGCGGCCTGTCCCTGCGGCAGGACCTCGGCCCGGCTGTCCCCGGTTTTTCGGCGCAGTGACGACGCTGTCTCGGTTCGCGGCATTCGGGTCCATCCCGGACTGGTGGAACAAGTGATCCGGGACGTGGCGCCGGAGTCTCCGGATTTTCGGTTGGTGATCCAAACGGTGCACGGGTTGGGCGACCAGGTGGAACTGGTCCTGGCCCATCCCGAGGACGGCCCACTGCCCGGGGCGACCCTGGAGACCCTGCGCGCTCAACTTCGCCGCGTCCTGGGCCTCGGCCTGCGCCTGCGTCAAGTTCCGGCCAATCGCCTGCCGCTGGCCGGATTGACCTACAAAACCACGTTTCAGGAGCGCGAAACTCCGGCTTCGGAACTCCCGTTTTGA
- a CDS encoding HD domain-containing protein produces the protein MSLDVVNKTEGALVPFPDGSEWTERARTPSVEQCREMWALWEMPVHIQTHSLLVTRVALGIAEMVREKLITLLDIDQVLAAAMLHDVAKLYTIRHGGSHSQIGAAWVQERTGNPVVARAVLHHVDWPFAMDVHRYPVSLIVCYSDKRVRHTEIVTLDERFADLQERYGVNATARQHIQQSLEQGRAIERLLGEGLKVELDAYSFDCRRMV, from the coding sequence ATGAGCTTGGACGTCGTCAACAAAACCGAGGGTGCCCTTGTTCCGTTTCCGGACGGCTCCGAATGGACGGAGCGGGCCCGGACGCCCTCTGTTGAACAGTGCCGGGAAATGTGGGCGCTTTGGGAGATGCCGGTGCACATCCAGACGCACAGTTTGCTGGTGACCCGGGTCGCCCTGGGCATCGCCGAAATGGTCAGGGAGAAACTCATCACGTTGTTGGATATCGATCAGGTCCTGGCCGCGGCGATGCTCCATGACGTGGCGAAGCTCTACACCATCCGCCACGGCGGCAGCCACAGCCAGATCGGGGCCGCGTGGGTCCAGGAACGGACCGGAAACCCGGTGGTGGCCAGGGCGGTGCTGCATCACGTGGACTGGCCCTTTGCCATGGATGTGCACCGCTACCCGGTTTCCCTGATCGTCTGCTACAGCGACAAGCGGGTCCGGCACACGGAAATCGTCACCCTGGACGAGCGGTTCGCCGATCTTCAGGAGCGCTACGGCGTGAACGCCACGGCGCGGCAACATATTCAACAGTCCCTGGAGCAGGGGCGGGCCATTGAGCGCCTGCTCGGCGAGGGATTGAAGGTGGAACTCGATGCGTATTCTTTTGATTGCCGGCGGATGGTCTGA